From Planctomycetia bacterium, a single genomic window includes:
- a CDS encoding aspartate carbamoyltransferase catalytic subunit, producing the protein MSLDVTDIGTIPAAWTQRHLLGLESLTTEELNIVLDAAEMFKEATENCTKKISVLAGRTCANLFFENSTRTRISFSLAMRRLGGDTVDFASGSSSLSKGETLIDTAKNIEAMGVDVVVCRHRTPGTPHLLSNNLRAAIINAGDGAHEHPTQGLLDILTIRQRRGTLAGLTVALVGDIQFSRTARSNIWGLKKLGANVILCGPATLVSPMWRELGVEVSHNLDEILPRCDVLNLLRIQFERQSTRPFPSVREYAHLYAMNKQRIERAKDGVLILAPGPINRGVEVTTDVADGPHSVILEQVTNGLAVRMAVLWLVCGVAVREQE; encoded by the coding sequence ATGAGCCTCGATGTGACCGATATCGGAACTATTCCGGCAGCCTGGACGCAGCGACATCTGCTCGGGCTCGAATCTCTCACGACCGAAGAATTGAACATCGTGCTCGACGCGGCGGAGATGTTCAAAGAAGCCACGGAGAACTGCACGAAGAAGATTTCGGTGCTCGCCGGGCGAACCTGCGCCAATTTGTTTTTCGAAAATTCGACGCGGACCCGCATCAGCTTTTCGTTGGCGATGCGGCGCCTCGGGGGGGACACGGTCGATTTCGCTTCCGGGAGTTCCAGCCTGTCGAAGGGAGAAACCCTGATCGACACGGCGAAGAATATCGAAGCCATGGGAGTCGACGTCGTCGTCTGCCGACATCGAACCCCCGGCACGCCTCATCTGCTTTCGAATAACCTGCGCGCGGCCATCATCAACGCCGGCGACGGCGCTCACGAGCATCCGACGCAAGGCTTGCTCGACATTCTCACGATTCGCCAACGGCGCGGCACCTTGGCCGGCCTGACCGTCGCACTGGTCGGCGACATTCAATTCAGTCGCACCGCCCGCTCGAACATTTGGGGCTTGAAGAAGCTCGGCGCAAACGTGATCTTGTGCGGACCGGCCACGCTCGTTTCACCGATGTGGCGGGAGTTGGGGGTCGAAGTGTCGCACAATCTCGATGAGATTCTGCCTCGTTGCGATGTGTTGAATCTGCTCCGGATTCAATTCGAGCGTCAGTCGACTCGGCCGTTTCCTTCGGTGCGCGAGTATGCCCATCTTTATGCGATGAACAAACAGCGGATCGAGCGCGCTAAAGACGGAGTGCTCATTCTCGCACCGGGCCCGATCAACCGGGGCGTCGAAGTGACGACCGACGTCGCCGACGGCCCCCACTCGGTGATTCTCGAACAAGTCACGAACGGTCTCGCCGTCCGTATGGCCGTGCTCTGGCTCGTGTGCGGAGTAGCGGTCCGCGAACAAGAATGA
- a CDS encoding dihydroorotase, protein MSSILIQNGRIIDPSQNLDRVTSVLLRDGKVAAFDVAPSEFDTVIDATGKIVTPGLIDMHVHLREPGREEDETIATGTASAAAGGFTSIACIPNTVPPIDTQATVEFIQHQAARAGHCNVFVVACVSKNREGKELAEIGQLVEAGAVAFSDDGAPVFDAELMRRALEYCGMFDKPILNHAEVLELTRGGAVMHEGFVSMLLGLPGMPSAAEDVMVGRDIALSEATGGRVHVMHVSTSGGVELIRRAKKLGVRVTTEICPHHFTLTDESMRTFDSNYKMSPPLRSRGDVDACLEGLIDDTIDVICTDHAPHALEKKMQELDIAPFGIVGLETCLPLTITQLIEPGHLNWEQAIRKLTINPARILGIDKGTLAVGADADVTIIDPSCRWTVDVDQFKSKSKNSPFGGWELTGRAVTTIVAGKVRYQL, encoded by the coding sequence ATGTCTTCGATCTTGATTCAAAACGGCCGCATCATCGACCCGAGTCAAAACCTCGATCGGGTTACCAGCGTCTTACTGCGCGACGGCAAGGTCGCGGCGTTCGACGTTGCGCCGAGCGAGTTCGATACCGTGATCGATGCGACAGGCAAGATCGTCACGCCCGGCCTGATCGATATGCACGTGCATTTGCGCGAGCCGGGACGCGAAGAAGACGAAACGATCGCCACCGGCACGGCTTCGGCAGCCGCGGGCGGCTTCACTTCGATCGCTTGCATCCCGAACACCGTGCCGCCGATCGACACGCAAGCGACCGTCGAATTTATTCAACATCAAGCGGCCCGCGCCGGCCATTGCAACGTGTTCGTCGTGGCGTGCGTGAGCAAGAATCGGGAAGGAAAGGAACTCGCTGAGATCGGGCAACTGGTCGAAGCGGGAGCCGTGGCATTCAGCGACGACGGCGCTCCGGTCTTCGACGCCGAGTTGATGCGTCGTGCTTTGGAATACTGCGGAATGTTCGACAAGCCGATCTTAAACCACGCCGAAGTTCTCGAGTTGACGCGCGGCGGAGCGGTGATGCATGAAGGGTTCGTCTCGATGTTGCTCGGGCTGCCGGGCATGCCTTCGGCGGCGGAAGACGTGATGGTCGGCCGCGACATCGCACTCTCGGAAGCCACCGGAGGACGCGTGCATGTGATGCACGTATCGACTTCGGGCGGGGTCGAACTGATTCGCCGCGCCAAAAAACTCGGCGTACGGGTGACGACGGAGATTTGCCCGCACCATTTCACGCTCACCGACGAGAGCATGCGCACGTTCGACTCGAACTACAAGATGAGCCCTCCGCTGCGAAGCCGCGGCGACGTCGACGCTTGCCTGGAAGGCTTGATCGACGACACGATCGACGTCATCTGCACCGATCACGCGCCCCATGCGCTCGAGAAGAAGATGCAGGAACTCGACATCGCGCCGTTCGGCATCGTCGGCCTAGAGACTTGCCTGCCGCTGACGATCACGCAGTTGATCGAGCCGGGCCATTTGAATTGGGAACAAGCGATCCGAAAGCTGACGATCAATCCGGCCAGGATCTTGGGGATCGACAAAGGAACGCTCGCCGTCGGTGCCGATGCCGACGTGACGATCATCGACCCGAGTTGCCGCTGGACGGTCGACGTCGACCAGTTCAAATCGAAGAGCAAGAATAGTCCGTTCGGCGGCTGGGAACTGACCGGCCGAGCCGTGACGACGATCGTCGCCGGTAAAGTTCGCTATCAATTGTGA